The Tenebrio molitor chromosome 3, icTenMoli1.1, whole genome shotgun sequence genome contains a region encoding:
- the mRpL16 gene encoding large ribosomal subunit protein uL16m isoform X2, translating into MNIHKLILIRLPAVSTMQSCGMKHFPPPPNYDHIQIPEKSKLKFIDKIPYLAPGIRPPKMQKRLRLMRGPETVHNFLIHKQYGIMALGGGRLKWVHFDMMRLTIGRKMDPERMFAVWRVDPPWQPVTRKGQGQRMGGGKGAIDHYVTPIKSGRIILELGGKCEYKEVEYFLHDVAMKLPFKAMAVSQEIMEKTKAEEKWKEDNNQNYYTMKYVMQNNLGGCHKWMSPFDFKYLGKYL; encoded by the exons ATGAATATACATAAACTGATTTTAATTAGGC TTCCAGCCGTCTCCACAATGCAATCATGCGGGATGAAACATTTTCCACCCCCGCCAAACTACGACC ATATCCAAATACccgaaaaatcaaaattgaagtTCATCGATAAAATCCCATACTTAGCTCCTGGCATCAGACCCCCAAAAATGCAGAAGAGACTTAGATTAATGAGAGGCCCAGAAACCGTACATAACTTTCTCATTCACAAACAATATGGAATTATG GCGTTGGGTGGTGGTCGTTTGAAATGGGTGCATTTCGACATGATGCGTCTCACTATTGGGCGCAAGATGGATCCAGAAAGGATGTTCGCAGTTTGGCGGGTGGATCCGCCCTGGCAGCCTGTTACTAGAAAGGGGCAAGGACAGCGAATGGGGGGCGGCAAAGGGGCCATCGATCATTATGTAACTCCCATCAAGTCAG GTCGAATCATCTTGGAGTTGGGAGGAAAGTGTGAGTACAAAGAAGTGGAGTATTTCTTGCACGACGTGGCGATGAAGCTGCCGTTCAAGGCAATGGCAGTGTCGCAAGAGATCATGGAGAAAACGAAAGCCGAAGAGAAATGGAAAGAAGACAACAACCAGAATTACTACACGATGAAGTACGTCATGCAGAACAATTTGGGAGGTTGTCACAAGTGGATGTCTCCGTTCGACTTTAAATATCtaggaaaatatttataa
- the mRpL16 gene encoding large ribosomal subunit protein uL16m isoform X1, whose amino-acid sequence MRNLKVCQIKALSVPAVSTMQSCGMKHFPPPPNYDHIQIPEKSKLKFIDKIPYLAPGIRPPKMQKRLRLMRGPETVHNFLIHKQYGIMALGGGRLKWVHFDMMRLTIGRKMDPERMFAVWRVDPPWQPVTRKGQGQRMGGGKGAIDHYVTPIKSGRIILELGGKCEYKEVEYFLHDVAMKLPFKAMAVSQEIMEKTKAEEKWKEDNNQNYYTMKYVMQNNLGGCHKWMSPFDFKYLGKYL is encoded by the exons ATGCGCAATTTGAAAGTCTGCCAAATCAAAGCGCTCTCAGTTCCAGCCGTCTCCACAATGCAATCATGCGGGATGAAACATTTTCCACCCCCGCCAAACTACGACC ATATCCAAATACccgaaaaatcaaaattgaagtTCATCGATAAAATCCCATACTTAGCTCCTGGCATCAGACCCCCAAAAATGCAGAAGAGACTTAGATTAATGAGAGGCCCAGAAACCGTACATAACTTTCTCATTCACAAACAATATGGAATTATG GCGTTGGGTGGTGGTCGTTTGAAATGGGTGCATTTCGACATGATGCGTCTCACTATTGGGCGCAAGATGGATCCAGAAAGGATGTTCGCAGTTTGGCGGGTGGATCCGCCCTGGCAGCCTGTTACTAGAAAGGGGCAAGGACAGCGAATGGGGGGCGGCAAAGGGGCCATCGATCATTATGTAACTCCCATCAAGTCAG GTCGAATCATCTTGGAGTTGGGAGGAAAGTGTGAGTACAAAGAAGTGGAGTATTTCTTGCACGACGTGGCGATGAAGCTGCCGTTCAAGGCAATGGCAGTGTCGCAAGAGATCATGGAGAAAACGAAAGCCGAAGAGAAATGGAAAGAAGACAACAACCAGAATTACTACACGATGAAGTACGTCATGCAGAACAATTTGGGAGGTTGTCACAAGTGGATGTCTCCGTTCGACTTTAAATATCtaggaaaatatttataa